A window from Vidua macroura isolate BioBank_ID:100142 chromosome 20, ASM2450914v1, whole genome shotgun sequence encodes these proteins:
- the SGSM2 gene encoding small G protein signaling modulator 2 isoform X6 encodes MSCSADAVKDRLLWNVKKEVKQIMEEAVTRKFVHEDSSHIIALCGVVEACLLHMLKRRAAGFLRTDKVAALFTKVGKTCAIAGDVCKKVQELQQQVESRKNQPNGQEPLKRQGSTTSKTPVLTPQAIKHIWVRTALIEKVLDKIVQYIVDNCSKYYEKEALLADPVCGPILASLLVGPCALEYTKLKTADHYWTDPSADELVQRHRIHGAHGRQDSPSKRPALGVRKRHSSGSTSEDRFAASAREYVESLHQNSRTHLLYGKNNVLVQPKDDLEAIPGYLSLHQSADSLTLKWTPNQLMNGTLGDSELEKSVYWDYALIVPLSQIVCIHCHQQPESRWTLVLVSQDGTQRPPLHFPQGGHLLAFLSCLENGLLPRGQLEPPLWSQQGKGKVFPKLRKRNSNKSVDLEEMPAEDTSTDYVFRIIYPGHKHDNNTSEMIEMQGFGANLSWQLEHCSQGSSCISCSMGSSPYDIPSCCTCIHDRTPLKMLCESMKRQIISRAFYGWLAHCRHLSTVRTHLSALVNHSIVPPDRPASAAAGLTKEVWSKYQKDKKNYKELELLRRVYYGGVQHEIRKEVWPFLLGHYKFGMAKKEMDQVDADIALRYQKVMAEWKACEVIVKQREKESHSATLAKFSSGSSIDSHVQRLIHRDSTISNDVFISVDETDPAEQDPKGQEDPTLTAAPAPAALEFDSPDSGLPSSRNYSVASGILSSIDDGQSGSFEDGAEEEGSAELGRTEAGTARVQRAKAGLLQSQDSVSEEQLSSQVDYLVDVASLCAASYTIELLDTVALNLHRIDKDVQRCDRNYWYFTDENLEKLRNVMCSYVWEHLEVGYVQGMCDLLAPLMVILDNDQLAYSCFSHLMKRMSQNFPNGGAMDTHFANMRSLIQILDSELFELMHQNGDYTHFYFCYRWFLLDFKRELLYEDVFTVWEVIWAAKHISSEHFVLFIALALVEVYREIIRDNNMDFTDIIKFFNEMAEHHDAAEILRIARDLVYKVQTLIENK; translated from the exons GCGCTCTTCACCAAGGTGGGCAAGACCTGTGCCATAGCTGGAGACGTGTGCAAGaaggtgcaggagctgcagcagcaggtagAGAGCAG GAAAAATCAGCCAAATGGGCAGGAACCCCTCAAAAGGCAGGGATCAACCACAAGCAAAACACCTGTCCTGACACCTCAGGCCATCAAGCACATCTGGGTTCGGACAGCCTTGATTGAGAAGGTGCTGGACAAGATTGTGCAGTACATTGTTGATAACTGCAG TAAATACTATGAAAAGGAAGCTTTACTGGCAGATCCTGTTTGTGGCCCAATACTGGCTTCTCTGCTAG TTGGACCGTGTGCTCTGGAGTACACCAAGCTAAAGACAGCTGACCACTACTGGACAGACCCTTCGGCCGACGAGCTGGTGCAGCGGCACCGGATCCACGGCGCTCACGGCCGCCAGGACTCCCCGTCCAAGCGCCCAGCCCTGGGA GTCCGGAAGCGCCACTCCAGCGGCAGCACGTCGGAAGATCGCTTTGCTGCGTCGGCACGGGAGTACGTGGAGTCCCTGCACCAGAATTCCAGGACTCACCTTCTCTACGGCAAAAACAACGTCCTGGTGCAGCCG AAAGATGATTTGGAGGCAATTCCTGGGTATCTCTCCCTTCATCAATCAGCAGATAGTTTGACATTAAAATGGACTCCAAACCAGCTGATGAATGGAACCCTTGGAGATTCAGAACTGGAGAAAAG tGTTTACTGGGACTATGCATTGATTGTGCCACTGAGCCAGATCGTCTGCATCCACTGCCACCAGCAAC cagaaagcagatgGACATTAGTGCTGGTGAGTCAGGATGGGACCCAGAGGCCTCCGCTGCACTTCCCCCAAGGAGGGCACCTCCTCGCCTTCCTGTCCTGTCTGGAAAATGGGCTCCTGCCCCGTGGCCAGCTGGAGCCCCCGCTCTGGTCCCAGCAGGGCAAG GGCAAGGTGTTTCCAAAGCTTCGAAAACGGAACAGCAACAAATCAGTGGACCTGGAGGAGATGCCAGCTGAGGACACATCCACAGACTATGTCTTCAGAATTATTTATCCTGGACACAAGCACGATAACA ACACCAGTGAGATGATAGAGATGCAAGGCTTTGGGGCAAACCTGTCGTGGCAGCTGGagcactgcagccagggctccTCCTGTATCTCCTGTTCCATGGGCAGCTCTCCCTACGacattcccagctgctgcacctgCATCCACGACCG AACTCCCCTAAAGATGTTGTGTGAAAGCATGAAGAGGCAGATCATTTCCAGAGCCTTTTATGGAT GGCTGGCGCACTGCCGGCACCTGTCCACGGTGCGCACGCACCTCTCGGCGCTGGTCAACCACAGCATCGTGCCCCCCGACAGAcccgccagcgccgccgccggccTCACCAAGGAGGTCTGGAGCAAGTACCAGAAGGACAAGAAG AACTACAAGGAACTGGAATTACTAAGAAGAGTTTACTATGGTGGGGTCCAGCATGAGATTCGGAAGGAGGTGTGGCCATTCTTGTTAGGTCACTACAAATTTGGCATGGCCAAGAAGGAGATGGACCAG GTGGACGCAGACATTGCTCTGAGGTACCAGAAGGTGATGGCTGAGTGGAAGGCCTGCGAGGTCATTGTGAAGCAGCGAGAGAAGGAGTCGCATTCAGCCACGCTGGCCAAGTTTTCGTCGGGCAGCAGCATTGACAGCCACGTCCAGCGGCTCATCCACAGGGACTCCACCATCAGCAATGAT GTGTTTATATCTGTGGATGAAACGGACCCAGCGGAGCAGGACCCCAAGGGGCAGGAGGACCCCACGCTGACGGCGGCGCCGGCGCCCGCGGCCCTGGAGTTCGACTCGCCCGACTCGGGGCTGCCGTCCTCCAGGAACTACTCGGTGGCCTCGGGCATCCTGTCCAGCATTGACGACGGGCAGAGCGGCTCCTTCGAGGATGGCGCCGAGGAGGAAGGCAGCGCTGAGCTGGGAAGGACTGAGGCGGGCACAGCCCGCGTGCAGAGAGccaaggcagggctgctgcagtcCCAGGACTCTGtctcagaggagcagctgagttCCCAGGTGGATTATCTAGTGGATGTCGCCTCGCTCTGCGCTGCGTCCTACACA ATAGAGTTATTGGACACTGTTGCCTTAAATTTGCACAGAATTGATAAAGATGTCCAGAGATGTGACCGGAATTACTGGTATTTTACTGATGAGAACCTGGAGAAGCTCCGAAATGTCATGTGCAG CTATGTCTGGGAGCACCTAGAAGTTGGTTATGTCCAAGGCATGTGTGACCTCCTGGCTCCTTTGATGGTTATTCTTGACAATG ATCAGCTGGCCTACAGCTGCTTCAGCCACTTGATGAAGAGGATGAGCCAGAACTTCCCCAACGGAGGTGCCATGGACACGCACTTCGCCAACATGCGGTCCCTCATCCAG ATTCTGGACTCAGAACTTTTTGAATTGATGCACCAGAATGGAGATTACACTCATTTTTACTTCTGCTATCGCTGGTTCCTGCTTGACTTTAAAAGAG AATTGTTGTACGAGGATGTATTTACAGTGTGGGAAGTTATTTGGGCAGCAAAGCACATCTCTTCAGAACATTTTGTCCTTTTCATTGCCTTAGCACTTGTGGAAGTTTATCGAGAGATTATCCGTGATAACAACATGGACTTCACTGATATCATCAAGTTTTTTAATG AAATGGCTGAGCACCACGATGCTGCGGAGATCCTGAGGATAGCCAGAGACCTTGTCTACAAAGTGCAGACACTGATTGAGAACAAGTGA
- the SGSM2 gene encoding small G protein signaling modulator 2 isoform X2, translating into MSCSADAVKDRLLWNVKKEVKQIMEEAVTRKFVHEDSSHIIALCGVVEACLLHMLKRRAAGFLRTDKVAALFTKVGKTCAIAGDVCKKVQELQQQVESRKNQPNGQEPLKRQGSTTSKTPVLTPQAIKHIWVRTALIEKVLDKIVQYIVDNCSKYYEKEALLADPVCGPILASLLVGPCALEYTKLKTADHYWTDPSADELVQRHRIHGAHGRQDSPSKRPALGVRKRHSSGSTSEDRFAASAREYVESLHQNSRTHLLYGKNNVLVQPKDDLEAIPGYLSLHQSADSLTLKWTPNQLMNGTLGDSELEKSVYWDYALIVPLSQIVCIHCHQQQSRWTLVLVSQDGTQRPPLHFPQGGHLLAFLSCLENGLLPRGQLEPPLWSQQGKGKVFPKLRKRNSNKSVDLEEMPAEDTSTDYVFRIIYPGHKHDNITINYHHLAASRSTSVDDDEEEEDKLHAMLSMICSRNLTAPNRMKDTSEMIEMQGFGANLSWQLEHCSQGSSCISCSMGSSPYDIPSCCTCIHDRTPLKMLCESMKRQIISRAFYGWLAHCRHLSTVRTHLSALVNHSIVPPDRPASAAAGLTKEVWSKYQKDKKNYKELELLRRVYYGGVQHEIRKEVWPFLLGHYKFGMAKKEMDQVDADIALRYQKVMAEWKACEVIVKQREKESHSATLAKFSSGSSIDSHVQRLIHRDSTISNDVFISVDETDPAEQDPKGQEDPTLTAAPAPAALEFDSPDSGLPSSRNYSVASGILSSIDDGQSGSFEDGAEEEGSAELGRTEAGTARVQRAKAGLLQSQDSVSEEQLSSQVDYLVDVASLCAASYTIELLDTVALNLHRIDKDVQRCDRNYWYFTDENLEKLRNVMCSYVWEHLEVGYVQGMCDLLAPLMVILDNDQLAYSCFSHLMKRMSQNFPNGGAMDTHFANMRSLIQILDSELFELMHQNGDYTHFYFCYRWFLLDFKRELLYEDVFTVWEVIWAAKHISSEHFVLFIALALVEVYREIIRDNNMDFTDIIKFFNEMAEHHDAAEILRIARDLVYKVQTLIENK; encoded by the exons GCGCTCTTCACCAAGGTGGGCAAGACCTGTGCCATAGCTGGAGACGTGTGCAAGaaggtgcaggagctgcagcagcaggtagAGAGCAG GAAAAATCAGCCAAATGGGCAGGAACCCCTCAAAAGGCAGGGATCAACCACAAGCAAAACACCTGTCCTGACACCTCAGGCCATCAAGCACATCTGGGTTCGGACAGCCTTGATTGAGAAGGTGCTGGACAAGATTGTGCAGTACATTGTTGATAACTGCAG TAAATACTATGAAAAGGAAGCTTTACTGGCAGATCCTGTTTGTGGCCCAATACTGGCTTCTCTGCTAG TTGGACCGTGTGCTCTGGAGTACACCAAGCTAAAGACAGCTGACCACTACTGGACAGACCCTTCGGCCGACGAGCTGGTGCAGCGGCACCGGATCCACGGCGCTCACGGCCGCCAGGACTCCCCGTCCAAGCGCCCAGCCCTGGGA GTCCGGAAGCGCCACTCCAGCGGCAGCACGTCGGAAGATCGCTTTGCTGCGTCGGCACGGGAGTACGTGGAGTCCCTGCACCAGAATTCCAGGACTCACCTTCTCTACGGCAAAAACAACGTCCTGGTGCAGCCG AAAGATGATTTGGAGGCAATTCCTGGGTATCTCTCCCTTCATCAATCAGCAGATAGTTTGACATTAAAATGGACTCCAAACCAGCTGATGAATGGAACCCTTGGAGATTCAGAACTGGAGAAAAG tGTTTACTGGGACTATGCATTGATTGTGCCACTGAGCCAGATCGTCTGCATCCACTGCCACCAGCAAC aaagcagatgGACATTAGTGCTGGTGAGTCAGGATGGGACCCAGAGGCCTCCGCTGCACTTCCCCCAAGGAGGGCACCTCCTCGCCTTCCTGTCCTGTCTGGAAAATGGGCTCCTGCCCCGTGGCCAGCTGGAGCCCCCGCTCTGGTCCCAGCAGGGCAAG GGCAAGGTGTTTCCAAAGCTTCGAAAACGGAACAGCAACAAATCAGTGGACCTGGAGGAGATGCCAGCTGAGGACACATCCACAGACTATGTCTTCAGAATTATTTATCCTGGACACAAGCACGATAACA TAACTATTAACTACCACCACTTAGCTGCCAGCCGCTCTACCTCTGTTGAcgatgatgaggaggaggaagataaGCTACACGCAATGCTATCAATGATCTGCTCTCGGAACCTCACAGCTCCTAATAGGATGAAAG ACACCAGTGAGATGATAGAGATGCAAGGCTTTGGGGCAAACCTGTCGTGGCAGCTGGagcactgcagccagggctccTCCTGTATCTCCTGTTCCATGGGCAGCTCTCCCTACGacattcccagctgctgcacctgCATCCACGACCG AACTCCCCTAAAGATGTTGTGTGAAAGCATGAAGAGGCAGATCATTTCCAGAGCCTTTTATGGAT GGCTGGCGCACTGCCGGCACCTGTCCACGGTGCGCACGCACCTCTCGGCGCTGGTCAACCACAGCATCGTGCCCCCCGACAGAcccgccagcgccgccgccggccTCACCAAGGAGGTCTGGAGCAAGTACCAGAAGGACAAGAAG AACTACAAGGAACTGGAATTACTAAGAAGAGTTTACTATGGTGGGGTCCAGCATGAGATTCGGAAGGAGGTGTGGCCATTCTTGTTAGGTCACTACAAATTTGGCATGGCCAAGAAGGAGATGGACCAG GTGGACGCAGACATTGCTCTGAGGTACCAGAAGGTGATGGCTGAGTGGAAGGCCTGCGAGGTCATTGTGAAGCAGCGAGAGAAGGAGTCGCATTCAGCCACGCTGGCCAAGTTTTCGTCGGGCAGCAGCATTGACAGCCACGTCCAGCGGCTCATCCACAGGGACTCCACCATCAGCAATGAT GTGTTTATATCTGTGGATGAAACGGACCCAGCGGAGCAGGACCCCAAGGGGCAGGAGGACCCCACGCTGACGGCGGCGCCGGCGCCCGCGGCCCTGGAGTTCGACTCGCCCGACTCGGGGCTGCCGTCCTCCAGGAACTACTCGGTGGCCTCGGGCATCCTGTCCAGCATTGACGACGGGCAGAGCGGCTCCTTCGAGGATGGCGCCGAGGAGGAAGGCAGCGCTGAGCTGGGAAGGACTGAGGCGGGCACAGCCCGCGTGCAGAGAGccaaggcagggctgctgcagtcCCAGGACTCTGtctcagaggagcagctgagttCCCAGGTGGATTATCTAGTGGATGTCGCCTCGCTCTGCGCTGCGTCCTACACA ATAGAGTTATTGGACACTGTTGCCTTAAATTTGCACAGAATTGATAAAGATGTCCAGAGATGTGACCGGAATTACTGGTATTTTACTGATGAGAACCTGGAGAAGCTCCGAAATGTCATGTGCAG CTATGTCTGGGAGCACCTAGAAGTTGGTTATGTCCAAGGCATGTGTGACCTCCTGGCTCCTTTGATGGTTATTCTTGACAATG ATCAGCTGGCCTACAGCTGCTTCAGCCACTTGATGAAGAGGATGAGCCAGAACTTCCCCAACGGAGGTGCCATGGACACGCACTTCGCCAACATGCGGTCCCTCATCCAG ATTCTGGACTCAGAACTTTTTGAATTGATGCACCAGAATGGAGATTACACTCATTTTTACTTCTGCTATCGCTGGTTCCTGCTTGACTTTAAAAGAG AATTGTTGTACGAGGATGTATTTACAGTGTGGGAAGTTATTTGGGCAGCAAAGCACATCTCTTCAGAACATTTTGTCCTTTTCATTGCCTTAGCACTTGTGGAAGTTTATCGAGAGATTATCCGTGATAACAACATGGACTTCACTGATATCATCAAGTTTTTTAATG AAATGGCTGAGCACCACGATGCTGCGGAGATCCTGAGGATAGCCAGAGACCTTGTCTACAAAGTGCAGACACTGATTGAGAACAAGTGA
- the SGSM2 gene encoding small G protein signaling modulator 2 isoform X5 translates to MSCSADAVKDRLLWNVKKEVKQIMEEAVTRKFVHEDSSHIIALCGVVEACLLHMLKRRAAGFLRTDKVAALFTKVGKTCAIAGDVCKKVQELQQQVESRKNQPNGQEPLKRQGSTTSKTPVLTPQAIKHIWVRTALIEKVLDKIVQYIVDNCSKYYEKEALLADPVCGPILASLLVGPCALEYTKLKTADHYWTDPSADELVQRHRIHGAHGRQDSPSKRPALGVRKRHSSGSTSEDRFAASAREYVESLHQNSRTHLLYGKNNVLVQPKDDLEAIPGYLSLHQSADSLTLKWTPNQLMNGTLGDSELEKSVYWDYALIVPLSQIVCIHCHQQPESRWTLVLVSQDGTQRPPLHFPQGGHLLAFLSCLENGLLPRGQLEPPLWSQQGKGKVFPKLRKRNSNKSVDLEEMPAEDTSTDYVFRIIYPGHKHDNITINYHHLAASRSTSVDDDEEEEDKLHAMLSMICSRNLTAPNRMKDTSEMIEMQGFGANLSWQLEHCSQGSSCISCSMGSSPYDIPSCCTCIHDRTPLKMLCESMKRQIISRAFYGWLAHCRHLSTVRTHLSALVNHSIVPPDRPASAAAGLTKEVWSKYQKDKKVDADIALRYQKVMAEWKACEVIVKQREKESHSATLAKFSSGSSIDSHVQRLIHRDSTISNDVFISVDETDPAEQDPKGQEDPTLTAAPAPAALEFDSPDSGLPSSRNYSVASGILSSIDDGQSGSFEDGAEEEGSAELGRTEAGTARVQRAKAGLLQSQDSVSEEQLSSQVDYLVDVASLCAASYTIELLDTVALNLHRIDKDVQRCDRNYWYFTDENLEKLRNVMCSYVWEHLEVGYVQGMCDLLAPLMVILDNDQLAYSCFSHLMKRMSQNFPNGGAMDTHFANMRSLIQILDSELFELMHQNGDYTHFYFCYRWFLLDFKRELLYEDVFTVWEVIWAAKHISSEHFVLFIALALVEVYREIIRDNNMDFTDIIKFFNEMAEHHDAAEILRIARDLVYKVQTLIENK, encoded by the exons GCGCTCTTCACCAAGGTGGGCAAGACCTGTGCCATAGCTGGAGACGTGTGCAAGaaggtgcaggagctgcagcagcaggtagAGAGCAG GAAAAATCAGCCAAATGGGCAGGAACCCCTCAAAAGGCAGGGATCAACCACAAGCAAAACACCTGTCCTGACACCTCAGGCCATCAAGCACATCTGGGTTCGGACAGCCTTGATTGAGAAGGTGCTGGACAAGATTGTGCAGTACATTGTTGATAACTGCAG TAAATACTATGAAAAGGAAGCTTTACTGGCAGATCCTGTTTGTGGCCCAATACTGGCTTCTCTGCTAG TTGGACCGTGTGCTCTGGAGTACACCAAGCTAAAGACAGCTGACCACTACTGGACAGACCCTTCGGCCGACGAGCTGGTGCAGCGGCACCGGATCCACGGCGCTCACGGCCGCCAGGACTCCCCGTCCAAGCGCCCAGCCCTGGGA GTCCGGAAGCGCCACTCCAGCGGCAGCACGTCGGAAGATCGCTTTGCTGCGTCGGCACGGGAGTACGTGGAGTCCCTGCACCAGAATTCCAGGACTCACCTTCTCTACGGCAAAAACAACGTCCTGGTGCAGCCG AAAGATGATTTGGAGGCAATTCCTGGGTATCTCTCCCTTCATCAATCAGCAGATAGTTTGACATTAAAATGGACTCCAAACCAGCTGATGAATGGAACCCTTGGAGATTCAGAACTGGAGAAAAG tGTTTACTGGGACTATGCATTGATTGTGCCACTGAGCCAGATCGTCTGCATCCACTGCCACCAGCAAC cagaaagcagatgGACATTAGTGCTGGTGAGTCAGGATGGGACCCAGAGGCCTCCGCTGCACTTCCCCCAAGGAGGGCACCTCCTCGCCTTCCTGTCCTGTCTGGAAAATGGGCTCCTGCCCCGTGGCCAGCTGGAGCCCCCGCTCTGGTCCCAGCAGGGCAAG GGCAAGGTGTTTCCAAAGCTTCGAAAACGGAACAGCAACAAATCAGTGGACCTGGAGGAGATGCCAGCTGAGGACACATCCACAGACTATGTCTTCAGAATTATTTATCCTGGACACAAGCACGATAACA TAACTATTAACTACCACCACTTAGCTGCCAGCCGCTCTACCTCTGTTGAcgatgatgaggaggaggaagataaGCTACACGCAATGCTATCAATGATCTGCTCTCGGAACCTCACAGCTCCTAATAGGATGAAAG ACACCAGTGAGATGATAGAGATGCAAGGCTTTGGGGCAAACCTGTCGTGGCAGCTGGagcactgcagccagggctccTCCTGTATCTCCTGTTCCATGGGCAGCTCTCCCTACGacattcccagctgctgcacctgCATCCACGACCG AACTCCCCTAAAGATGTTGTGTGAAAGCATGAAGAGGCAGATCATTTCCAGAGCCTTTTATGGAT GGCTGGCGCACTGCCGGCACCTGTCCACGGTGCGCACGCACCTCTCGGCGCTGGTCAACCACAGCATCGTGCCCCCCGACAGAcccgccagcgccgccgccggccTCACCAAGGAGGTCTGGAGCAAGTACCAGAAGGACAAGAAG GTGGACGCAGACATTGCTCTGAGGTACCAGAAGGTGATGGCTGAGTGGAAGGCCTGCGAGGTCATTGTGAAGCAGCGAGAGAAGGAGTCGCATTCAGCCACGCTGGCCAAGTTTTCGTCGGGCAGCAGCATTGACAGCCACGTCCAGCGGCTCATCCACAGGGACTCCACCATCAGCAATGAT GTGTTTATATCTGTGGATGAAACGGACCCAGCGGAGCAGGACCCCAAGGGGCAGGAGGACCCCACGCTGACGGCGGCGCCGGCGCCCGCGGCCCTGGAGTTCGACTCGCCCGACTCGGGGCTGCCGTCCTCCAGGAACTACTCGGTGGCCTCGGGCATCCTGTCCAGCATTGACGACGGGCAGAGCGGCTCCTTCGAGGATGGCGCCGAGGAGGAAGGCAGCGCTGAGCTGGGAAGGACTGAGGCGGGCACAGCCCGCGTGCAGAGAGccaaggcagggctgctgcagtcCCAGGACTCTGtctcagaggagcagctgagttCCCAGGTGGATTATCTAGTGGATGTCGCCTCGCTCTGCGCTGCGTCCTACACA ATAGAGTTATTGGACACTGTTGCCTTAAATTTGCACAGAATTGATAAAGATGTCCAGAGATGTGACCGGAATTACTGGTATTTTACTGATGAGAACCTGGAGAAGCTCCGAAATGTCATGTGCAG CTATGTCTGGGAGCACCTAGAAGTTGGTTATGTCCAAGGCATGTGTGACCTCCTGGCTCCTTTGATGGTTATTCTTGACAATG ATCAGCTGGCCTACAGCTGCTTCAGCCACTTGATGAAGAGGATGAGCCAGAACTTCCCCAACGGAGGTGCCATGGACACGCACTTCGCCAACATGCGGTCCCTCATCCAG ATTCTGGACTCAGAACTTTTTGAATTGATGCACCAGAATGGAGATTACACTCATTTTTACTTCTGCTATCGCTGGTTCCTGCTTGACTTTAAAAGAG AATTGTTGTACGAGGATGTATTTACAGTGTGGGAAGTTATTTGGGCAGCAAAGCACATCTCTTCAGAACATTTTGTCCTTTTCATTGCCTTAGCACTTGTGGAAGTTTATCGAGAGATTATCCGTGATAACAACATGGACTTCACTGATATCATCAAGTTTTTTAATG AAATGGCTGAGCACCACGATGCTGCGGAGATCCTGAGGATAGCCAGAGACCTTGTCTACAAAGTGCAGACACTGATTGAGAACAAGTGA